One segment of Candidatus Limnocylindrales bacterium DNA contains the following:
- a CDS encoding glycosyltransferase family 2 protein: MSDPREEALAGIPIAVVVPAYQAEDRIRDTLATIPSFVRRIYVVIDGATDGTAPAVVEAASADPRIVRIDHMQNRGVGRAMRSGYARALEDGAAIVAKMDADGQMDPSALASLILPVALGRADYAKGNRFVHSREIRAMPAVRLAGNAALSLISKLSTGYWNLLDPTNGYTAISREALTAIDFDELDDGFFFESSMLGELSLARAVTVDVAIPARYAGESSHLSVARSLLEFAVKHARVFLRRLWVRYVVLDFSAVSLLLAIGIPLAVFGILFGVRAWIVSSMHGVPATAGTVMVAAFTTAAGLFGIVQAMIYDILSVPAAPLTPPRIGIVAPSTAPRGERDGPAAAHGG; the protein is encoded by the coding sequence TTGAGCGACCCGCGCGAAGAAGCTCTCGCCGGAATCCCGATCGCGGTGGTCGTGCCGGCCTACCAGGCCGAGGACCGGATCCGCGACACGCTCGCGACCATCCCTTCGTTCGTCCGCCGCATCTACGTCGTGATCGACGGTGCGACCGACGGCACCGCGCCAGCGGTCGTCGAGGCCGCATCGGCGGATCCGCGCATCGTGCGCATCGATCACATGCAGAATCGCGGCGTCGGCCGCGCGATGCGCAGCGGCTATGCGCGCGCACTCGAAGACGGCGCCGCCATCGTCGCCAAGATGGACGCCGACGGCCAGATGGATCCTTCGGCGCTCGCGTCGCTCATTCTGCCGGTCGCACTCGGACGGGCGGACTACGCCAAAGGAAACCGTTTCGTACATTCGCGCGAGATCCGCGCGATGCCGGCCGTCCGCCTCGCGGGCAATGCGGCGCTGTCGCTGATCTCGAAGCTTTCGACCGGCTACTGGAACCTTCTCGATCCGACCAACGGCTACACGGCGATCTCGCGCGAAGCGCTCACGGCGATCGACTTCGACGAGCTCGACGACGGCTTCTTCTTTGAATCGAGCATGCTGGGCGAGCTTTCGCTGGCTCGCGCCGTGACGGTCGATGTGGCGATCCCGGCGCGTTACGCCGGCGAATCGAGCCATCTTTCCGTCGCGCGCAGTCTCCTAGAATTTGCCGTAAAGCACGCGCGTGTGTTCCTGCGGCGGCTGTGGGTTCGCTACGTCGTGCTGGATTTTTCCGCCGTGTCGCTGCTGCTCGCGATCGGCATTCCGCTTGCGGTTTTCGGAATCCTGTTCGGTGTGCGCGCCTGGATCGTTTCGTCGATGCACGGCGTGCCGGCTACGGCGGGAACCGTGATGGTCGCGGCGTTTACCACGGCGGCCGGTCTTTTCGGGATCGTGCAGGCGATGATCTACGACATTCTTTCGGTTCCTGCCGCTCCGCTCACGCCGCCGCGCATCGGGATCGTTGCGCCAAGCACTGCGCCTCGCGGCGAGCGCGATGGACCTGCCGCTGCTCACGGCGGATGA